A window of the Sphingobium sp. CAP-1 genome harbors these coding sequences:
- a CDS encoding helix-turn-helix domain-containing protein yields the protein MRRLVGLNFARLRKEKGFTQERFAETSGFTQQYVSDLERGRRNPTVVTLFHLASALGATPAELVAETDISETD from the coding sequence ATGCGGCGCCTCGTGGGATTGAACTTTGCCAGGCTGAGAAAGGAGAAGGGCTTTACCCAGGAGCGCTTTGCCGAAACATCCGGCTTTACTCAACAATATGTCAGCGATCTGGAACGCGGCCGACGCAATCCGACCGTCGTCACCTTGTTTCACCTGGCCTCGGCACTTGGCGCAACGCCGGCCGAACTGGTCGCCGAGACCGACATCTCCGAGACCGACTAA
- a CDS encoding transcriptional regulator domain-containing protein encodes MPTPPRRRQRRADGLSGALGRADLAAEFLRRNHTYRAEHAQMQHSIASGAVARNAAEAAFARRWGLSFRDGAG; translated from the coding sequence ATGCCGACGCCCCCGAGGCGTCGCCAGCGGCGCGCCGACGGTCTATCCGGCGCGCTCGGGCGCGCTGATCTCGCTGCCGAATTCCTGCGAAGGAACCACACCTATCGCGCCGAACATGCGCAGATGCAGCACAGCATCGCCAGCGGCGCCGTCGCGAGGAACGCCGCCGAGGCGGCGTTCGCACGGCGCTGGGGGTTGTCCTTTCGCGACGGCGCCGGATGA
- a CDS encoding helix-turn-helix transcriptional regulator gives MSDTPTNLPPRFLRTPEAARFLGLSGRTLEKHRYFGTGPAYRRIGGRVVYSVDDLRAWADIGTKHSTSDPGQDDLMPRADSAIARSRR, from the coding sequence TTGTCCGATACGCCCACCAACCTGCCGCCCCGCTTCCTGCGCACACCGGAAGCCGCGCGCTTTCTCGGCCTCTCCGGCCGGACCCTTGAGAAGCACCGCTATTTCGGCACCGGCCCCGCCTACCGCCGGATCGGCGGTCGCGTCGTCTATTCGGTCGATGACCTGCGGGCCTGGGCCGACATCGGCACCAAGCATTCGACCTCCGATCCGGGCCAGGACGACCTCATGCCGCGCGCGGACTCGGCCATCGCCCGGAGTCGGCGATGA
- a CDS encoding DUF2285 domain-containing protein, whose product MTAVTVILDAAPEEFETAAPADPRALGALLADHAGIDGRHVIVADAAGEHRLWLRAVTPGQPLAAVIPLDKDFITRIASLLRFHRRLLGRAPGPLPRGWPLTAYRLMRLDLMLRAFDLRSAGATYREIAAELGRDDATRLSASDWKMSASRSFVVRLVRDATAFVNGDYRKLLRIR is encoded by the coding sequence TTGACCGCCGTCACGGTCATTCTGGACGCAGCACCGGAGGAATTTGAGACCGCGGCCCCGGCCGATCCGCGCGCGCTCGGCGCGCTGCTTGCCGACCATGCCGGGATCGACGGACGCCATGTCATCGTGGCCGACGCAGCGGGCGAGCATCGGCTTTGGCTCCGCGCGGTGACGCCCGGCCAGCCGCTGGCCGCCGTCATCCCGCTCGACAAGGATTTCATCACGCGCATCGCGAGCCTGCTGCGTTTCCACCGCCGTCTGCTCGGGCGCGCGCCGGGGCCATTGCCGCGCGGCTGGCCGCTCACCGCCTACCGGCTTATGCGGCTCGACCTGATGCTTCGTGCGTTCGACCTGCGAAGCGCCGGCGCGACTTACCGCGAGATCGCAGCCGAGCTGGGGCGCGACGATGCGACCCGATTATCGGCGAGCGACTGGAAGATGTCGGCTTCACGTTCGTTCGTCGTGCGCCTGGTCCGCGACGCGACCGCCTTCGTCAATGGCGATTACCGCAAGCTCTTACGCATCCGCTGA
- a CDS encoding DNA -binding domain-containing protein: MGTGAMSTCRFKDRVPDSAKVTAYDESHARDYLRLLDADAEGANWRDVAATIFGIDAAIEPERAKVMHASHLARARWMTEVGYAHLLGAEPPLNR; encoded by the coding sequence ATGGGGACGGGCGCCATGAGCACATGCCGATTCAAAGATCGCGTGCCGGATTCGGCGAAGGTCACGGCCTATGACGAGAGTCATGCGCGGGACTATCTGCGCCTGCTCGATGCCGATGCCGAAGGCGCCAACTGGCGCGACGTTGCCGCGACGATCTTCGGCATCGATGCCGCGATCGAGCCCGAACGGGCGAAGGTCATGCACGCCAGCCACCTCGCGCGCGCAAGGTGGATGACCGAGGTCGGATATGCGCATCTGCTTGGTGCGGAGCCGCCGTTAAATCGTTAA